The proteins below are encoded in one region of Nakamurella flava:
- a CDS encoding polyribonucleotide nucleotidyltransferase, protein MSDPTATSTTAVLDNGAFGTRTIRFETGRLAQQAAGSVAAYLDDDTMLLSATSVGKHPKEQFDFFPLTIDVEERMYAAGRIPGSFFRREGRPSEDAILTCRLIDRPLRPTFTNGLRNEVQVVITVMALNPDDLYDVLAINAASASTQISGLPFSGPVAGVRVALIDNQWVAFPRHSELERASFDMVVAGRIAGDDVAIMMVEAEATEKTFELVAGGGTAPTEEIVAEGLEAAKPFLRTLCEAQSELATRAAKPVAEFPLFPPYEADAFDAVESAAKAAGLAEALTIAGKTERESKLDEIKAAVYEQLGEQFAGRGSEIGNAFRSVTKKLVRQRVLADKVRIDGRGLTDIRTLGAEVGYLPRVHGSALFERGETQILGVTTLNMLRMEQQLDTLSPDNRKRYMHNYNFPPYSTGETGRVGSPKRREIGHGALAERALLPVLPNREEFPYAIRQVSEALGSNGSTSMGSVCASTLSLLNAGVPLKAPVAGIAMGLISGSTGTDGDAVQYVALTDILGAEDAFGDMDFKVAGTKQFVTALQLDTKLDGIPSEVLRGALVQARDARFAILEVMNEAIDAPDPMSEFAPRITTIKVPVDKIGEVIGPKGKMINSITEETGADIAIEDDGTIFVSGSDGASVQAAIDKVNAIANPQLPKVGERFLGTVVKTTAFGAFVSLLPGRDGLVHISKLGGGKRIAKVEDVVNVGSKLQVEIVEIDARGKISLVPVQADDAAAGNGAADTAAADA, encoded by the coding sequence ATGTCCGATCCCACCGCCACGAGCACGACCGCTGTCCTGGACAACGGCGCGTTCGGCACCCGCACCATCCGCTTCGAGACCGGTCGGCTGGCCCAGCAGGCCGCCGGGTCCGTCGCGGCCTACCTGGACGACGACACGATGCTGTTGTCGGCCACCTCCGTCGGCAAGCACCCGAAGGAGCAGTTCGACTTCTTCCCCCTCACGATCGACGTCGAGGAGCGGATGTACGCCGCCGGGCGCATCCCCGGTTCGTTCTTCCGTCGGGAGGGTCGTCCGTCCGAGGACGCCATCCTGACCTGCCGGCTCATCGACCGGCCGCTGCGCCCGACCTTCACCAACGGGCTCCGCAACGAGGTCCAGGTCGTCATCACCGTCATGGCCCTGAACCCGGACGACCTGTACGACGTGCTGGCGATCAACGCCGCGTCGGCGTCCACCCAGATCTCCGGGCTGCCGTTCTCCGGCCCGGTCGCCGGCGTGCGTGTCGCGCTGATCGACAACCAGTGGGTGGCCTTCCCCCGGCACTCCGAACTCGAGCGCGCGTCGTTCGACATGGTCGTGGCCGGCCGCATCGCCGGTGACGACGTCGCGATCATGATGGTCGAGGCCGAGGCCACCGAGAAGACGTTCGAGCTCGTCGCCGGCGGCGGCACCGCGCCGACCGAGGAGATCGTGGCCGAGGGGCTGGAGGCGGCCAAGCCGTTCCTGCGCACCCTGTGCGAGGCCCAGTCCGAGCTGGCCACCCGCGCGGCCAAGCCGGTCGCCGAGTTCCCGCTGTTCCCGCCGTACGAGGCCGACGCGTTCGACGCTGTCGAGAGTGCCGCGAAGGCCGCCGGCCTCGCCGAGGCGCTGACCATCGCCGGCAAGACCGAGCGCGAGTCCAAGCTGGACGAGATCAAGGCCGCCGTCTACGAGCAGCTGGGCGAGCAGTTCGCCGGGCGCGGCTCGGAGATCGGCAACGCGTTCCGTTCGGTCACCAAGAAGCTGGTCCGCCAGCGCGTGCTGGCCGACAAGGTCCGCATCGACGGCCGCGGCCTGACCGACATCCGCACCCTGGGTGCCGAGGTCGGCTACCTGCCGCGCGTGCACGGGTCGGCGCTGTTCGAGCGGGGCGAGACCCAGATCCTGGGCGTCACCACGCTGAACATGCTCCGCATGGAGCAGCAGCTGGACACGCTGTCCCCGGACAACCGCAAGCGCTACATGCACAACTACAACTTCCCGCCGTACTCCACCGGTGAGACCGGCCGGGTCGGTTCGCCGAAGCGGCGCGAGATCGGCCACGGCGCTCTCGCCGAGCGGGCCCTGCTGCCCGTGCTGCCGAACCGCGAGGAGTTCCCCTACGCGATCCGCCAGGTGTCCGAGGCCCTCGGCTCCAACGGCTCGACCTCCATGGGGTCGGTCTGCGCCTCGACCCTGTCGCTGCTCAACGCCGGTGTGCCGCTGAAGGCCCCGGTCGCGGGTATCGCCATGGGCCTGATCTCCGGCTCCACGGGCACCGACGGCGACGCCGTCCAGTACGTCGCGCTGACTGACATCCTGGGCGCCGAGGACGCGTTCGGCGACATGGACTTCAAGGTCGCCGGCACCAAGCAGTTCGTCACCGCTCTGCAGCTGGACACCAAGCTCGACGGCATCCCCTCCGAGGTTCTGCGGGGTGCGCTGGTCCAGGCGCGGGACGCCCGGTTCGCCATCCTCGAGGTGATGAACGAGGCCATCGACGCCCCGGACCCGATGAGCGAGTTCGCTCCGCGGATCACCACCATCAAGGTCCCGGTCGACAAGATCGGCGAGGTCATCGGGCCGAAGGGCAAGATGATCAACTCGATCACCGAGGAGACCGGTGCCGACATCGCCATCGAGGACGACGGGACGATCTTCGTCTCCGGTTCCGACGGTGCGTCGGTGCAGGCGGCGATCGACAAGGTCAACGCCATCGCCAACCCGCAGCTGCCGAAGGTCGGCGAGCGCTTCCTGGGCACCGTGGTCAAGACCACCGCGTTCGGCGCGTTCGTCTCCCTGCTGCCCGGCCGTGACGGCCTGGTGCACATCAGCAAGCTCGGTGGCGGCAAGCGGATCGCCAAGGTCGAGGACGTCGTCAACGTCGGCAGCAAGCTGCAGGTCGAGATCGTCGAGATCGACGCCCGCGGCAAGATCAGCCTCGTCCCGGTCCAGGCCGACGATGCGGCCGCCGGCAACGGCGCCGCCGATACCGCTGCGGCCGACGCCTGA
- the rpsO gene encoding 30S ribosomal protein S15: MALTTEQKKEILSEYGLHETDTGSAEAQIAMLSKRISDLTEHLKQHKHDHHTRRGLLGLVGKRRRLLRYLQTVDINRYRALIERLGLRR; the protein is encoded by the coding sequence GTGGCGCTGACCACTGAGCAGAAGAAAGAAATCCTGAGCGAGTACGGCCTGCACGAGACCGACACCGGTTCGGCCGAGGCGCAGATCGCCATGCTCAGCAAGAGGATCTCGGACCTCACCGAGCACCTCAAGCAGCACAAGCACGACCACCACACCCGCCGTGGCCTGCTCGGCCTCGTCGGCAAGCGTCGTCGCCTGCTGCGCTACCTGCAGACCGTCGACATCAACCGCTACCGTGCGTTGATCGAGCGGCTCGGCCTGCGCCGCTAG
- a CDS encoding DUF4436 family protein — protein MTDQQPVATATDGPPVDAPAAPDPLRRLPLARRWRVWWGVGAAVAVVAYVLVSVAYAADSRAIDANYSSPRVQGADVVVTLTPLAVDAATPRMTLQVEVDVVDTALLNDKGVLGRDLEIEVLPAGGASLTFSAGRLPDSRTVTVPLTGDIENWPFDAYDTDVIVAAQATAAAGGATEYPVMAVVVDGVVQGWSGEGGTISRDVLSPAAAADGVHLHFARALAIKLFAGVLVLVMVLMPVLLLAVAIPLYREERLFEAGFLSYAAAMLFATVPLRNFFPGNPPAGSWVDVLVVLWVLVALIVGIGVTVLAFLRHPRGR, from the coding sequence GTGACCGACCAGCAGCCCGTTGCGACCGCCACGGACGGCCCCCCAGTCGACGCACCAGCGGCCCCCGACCCTTTGCGCCGGTTGCCGTTGGCCCGCCGCTGGCGGGTGTGGTGGGGGGTCGGGGCGGCGGTCGCCGTCGTGGCCTACGTGCTCGTCTCGGTCGCCTACGCCGCCGACAGCCGGGCGATCGACGCCAACTACAGCTCCCCCCGGGTCCAGGGCGCGGACGTGGTGGTCACCCTCACCCCGCTGGCCGTGGACGCGGCGACGCCCCGGATGACCCTGCAGGTCGAGGTCGATGTGGTCGACACCGCCCTGCTGAACGACAAGGGCGTCCTGGGGCGGGATCTGGAGATCGAGGTGCTGCCGGCCGGGGGTGCGTCGCTGACCTTCTCGGCCGGCCGCCTGCCGGACAGCCGCACCGTCACGGTGCCCCTCACCGGGGACATCGAGAACTGGCCGTTCGATGCCTACGACACCGACGTGATCGTCGCCGCGCAGGCCACGGCCGCAGCCGGTGGCGCGACGGAGTACCCGGTGATGGCGGTGGTGGTCGACGGCGTCGTCCAGGGGTGGAGCGGGGAGGGTGGGACGATCAGCCGCGACGTGCTGAGCCCCGCCGCCGCGGCCGACGGAGTGCACCTGCATTTCGCCCGGGCGCTGGCCATCAAGCTGTTCGCCGGCGTCCTCGTGCTCGTGATGGTGCTGATGCCGGTGCTGCTGCTGGCCGTCGCCATTCCGCTCTACCGGGAGGAACGGCTCTTCGAGGCCGGTTTCCTCAGCTACGCGGCGGCCATGTTGTTCGCGACCGTGCCCCTACGGAACTTCTTCCCCGGGAACCCGCCGGCGGGGTCCTGGGTCGACGTGCTCGTCGTGCTGTGGGTGCTGGTCGCGCTGATCGTCGGGATCGGCGTCACGGTGCTGGCCTTCCTGCGGCACCCCCGGGGCCGCTAG
- a CDS encoding bifunctional riboflavin kinase/FAD synthetase, giving the protein MERWRGLDEIPPGWGRCVLTIGVFDGVHRGHQALIREAIELARERDVPTVLMTFDPHPAEVVRPGSHPAMLTTLRRRADLVAELGVDAFLVLPFTPAVSQISAEEFVHDVIVDRLHADAVVVGENFRFGHRGSGSVELLRQLGPRFGFSAHGVGIVPGSGTAPDVAISSTYVRSCVAAGDMRAATAALGRPHRVEGFVVHGEGRGGSELGYPTANLDAEPYAAIPADGIYAGWFVLGTRRSPAAISIGTNPTFSGKVRTVEAFVMDEGGNFYGRRVGFEFVERLRGNERYDSVEALIAQIDKDVARSRAILAAES; this is encoded by the coding sequence GTGGAACGCTGGCGCGGCCTGGACGAGATACCCCCCGGTTGGGGTCGCTGCGTGCTGACGATCGGCGTCTTCGACGGGGTGCACCGCGGTCATCAGGCGCTGATCCGGGAGGCCATCGAGCTGGCCCGGGAACGGGACGTGCCGACCGTGCTGATGACCTTCGACCCGCACCCGGCCGAGGTCGTCCGGCCCGGGAGTCACCCGGCGATGCTCACCACCCTGCGCCGCCGGGCCGATCTGGTCGCCGAGCTCGGCGTCGACGCGTTCCTGGTCCTGCCGTTCACGCCGGCCGTCTCGCAGATCTCGGCCGAGGAGTTCGTGCACGACGTCATCGTCGACCGGTTGCACGCCGACGCCGTGGTGGTGGGGGAGAACTTCCGCTTCGGGCACCGGGGCAGCGGCTCGGTGGAGCTGCTGCGGCAGCTGGGGCCGCGTTTCGGGTTCAGCGCGCACGGTGTCGGCATCGTGCCGGGATCGGGGACGGCGCCGGACGTGGCCATCTCCTCGACCTACGTGCGGTCGTGCGTCGCGGCGGGGGACATGCGGGCGGCGACGGCCGCACTCGGCCGGCCGCACCGGGTGGAGGGGTTCGTCGTCCACGGCGAGGGGCGTGGGGGCAGTGAACTCGGCTACCCGACGGCCAACCTGGACGCCGAGCCGTACGCGGCCATCCCGGCCGACGGCATCTACGCCGGCTGGTTCGTCCTGGGCACCCGGCGGTCGCCGGCGGCCATTTCCATCGGCACCAACCCGACGTTCTCGGGGAAGGTGCGCACGGTGGAGGCGTTCGTGATGGACGAGGGCGGCAACTTCTACGGCCGCCGGGTGGGTTTCGAGTTCGTCGAGCGCCTGCGCGGCAACGAACGGTACGACTCGGTCGAGGCGCTCATCGCCCAGATCGACAAGGACGTGGCCCGCAGCCGGGCCATTCTCGCCGCCGAGTCCTGA
- the truB gene encoding tRNA pseudouridine(55) synthase TruB, whose protein sequence is MTTADRPPPPHRPDGGGLLLVDKPAGCTSHDVVGRLRRVLQTRRIGHAGTLDPMATGLLVVAVDRSTKLLGHLALTTKTYTATIRLGVATDTDDAEGTVTATASPEAVTAVSDSAITDGIAALTGDIQQVPTAVSAIKVNGRRAYELARAGQAVQLAARPVTVSRFELLAAPRRTRVDEVAVIDLEVAVDCSSGTYIRALARDLGAGLGVGGHLTALRRTAVGPFTVDDGIDVFGGPDRHAPVTEEFAAAVADRIVPAVDAVRAAFPVRSLDAGECEHVRHGRSIPARSATSGDRAEVYAGLGPAGELIALLTDRTGRTRPVLGWAAGA, encoded by the coding sequence GTGACCACCGCCGACCGACCGCCGCCGCCCCACCGCCCGGACGGGGGTGGCCTGCTGCTGGTCGACAAGCCGGCCGGGTGCACATCCCACGACGTGGTGGGCCGCCTGCGGCGGGTGCTGCAGACCCGCCGCATCGGGCACGCCGGCACCCTGGACCCGATGGCCACCGGGCTGCTGGTGGTCGCCGTCGACCGATCGACCAAACTGCTGGGACACCTCGCCCTGACGACGAAGACCTACACCGCCACCATCCGGCTCGGCGTGGCGACCGACACCGACGACGCCGAAGGAACGGTCACGGCCACCGCGTCGCCGGAGGCGGTGACCGCGGTGTCGGACTCCGCCATCACGGACGGCATCGCCGCGCTGACCGGTGACATCCAGCAGGTGCCGACCGCCGTCTCGGCGATCAAGGTCAACGGACGGCGGGCCTACGAGCTGGCCCGGGCCGGCCAGGCCGTGCAGCTGGCCGCCCGCCCGGTGACGGTCAGTCGGTTCGAGCTGCTGGCCGCGCCGCGCCGGACGAGGGTCGACGAGGTGGCGGTGATCGACCTGGAGGTCGCCGTCGACTGCTCCAGCGGTACCTACATCCGGGCCCTGGCCCGCGATCTCGGAGCCGGGCTGGGGGTCGGCGGGCATCTGACGGCGCTGCGCCGCACGGCCGTCGGCCCGTTCACCGTGGACGACGGGATCGACGTCTTCGGCGGCCCGGACCGGCACGCCCCCGTCACGGAGGAGTTCGCAGCCGCGGTCGCCGACCGCATCGTGCCCGCCGTCGACGCCGTCCGCGCCGCCTTCCCGGTGCGGTCCCTGGACGCCGGGGAGTGCGAGCACGTCCGGCACGGTCGTTCGATCCCGGCCCGCTCGGCGACCTCGGGCGACCGCGCCGAGGTCTACGCCGGGCTCGGACCCGCCGGTGAGCTCATCGCCCTGCTCACCGACCGCACCGGGCGGACCCGCCCGGTCCTCGGCTGGGCGGCCGGCGCCTGA
- a CDS encoding MFS transporter, whose protein sequence is MTATPARPERPTALDVTAAAAGTPPVPTGSRRRRLDLLRRNPWAVWAVGAGVYLLAVFHRMSLGVAGPLATTRLDLSAAALGTFVMLQLGVYAAMQVPSGVLIDRYGPRRMLLTAALIMGSAQVLLSLAHNYPTALVARGLLGCGDAMTYVSVLRLATGWFPPRRYPVMAALTGLIGMLGNLVSTVPLTFLLEHLGWTATFAAAGAVTLGFSVLLLRPAGPAPYRPTGAPRPRPSARQVRSDVVATWRLPAERMALWTHLCTMAGPTAFAALWGFPYLTQALGYTPGVASSMLLIYVLVGVCASLGQGPLLARRPQIRGGLAASIAAVCLLGWVTLIAWPGGTPPVAVVVVVIVIFGVGGPISGVGFLVARDYNPAHRISTATGMVNVGGFTGAVIMVLAIGQILDVVEPGAGTHSAHAYRWAFAAVALVTAFGLFRMLVWLRRTRAGLLVAMARGEDIPVPITPHRWDRVHALDPELIAAERDRQHAVRRLAGSGPTGANPSTEPGTPGGTDHS, encoded by the coding sequence ATGACCGCCACCCCCGCTCGTCCCGAGCGTCCGACCGCGCTGGACGTCACCGCCGCGGCCGCCGGCACCCCGCCGGTGCCCACCGGGTCCAGGCGGCGCCGGCTCGACCTGCTGCGTCGCAACCCATGGGCCGTCTGGGCCGTCGGGGCCGGGGTCTACCTGCTGGCCGTCTTCCACCGCATGTCGCTGGGAGTGGCCGGTCCGCTGGCCACCACCCGGCTGGACCTCAGCGCGGCCGCCCTGGGCACCTTCGTCATGCTGCAGCTCGGGGTGTACGCCGCGATGCAGGTCCCGTCCGGTGTGCTGATCGACCGGTACGGGCCGCGACGCATGCTGCTCACCGCGGCGCTGATCATGGGTTCCGCGCAGGTCCTGCTGTCACTGGCCCACAACTATCCGACCGCTCTGGTGGCCCGCGGCCTGCTCGGCTGCGGCGACGCCATGACCTACGTGTCGGTCCTCCGGTTGGCCACCGGATGGTTCCCGCCCCGCCGCTATCCGGTGATGGCCGCGCTGACCGGTCTCATCGGCATGCTCGGCAACCTGGTCTCCACCGTTCCGCTGACGTTCCTGCTGGAGCACCTGGGTTGGACGGCGACGTTCGCGGCGGCCGGTGCGGTCACCCTCGGGTTCTCGGTCCTGCTGCTCCGGCCCGCGGGTCCCGCGCCCTACCGCCCGACCGGGGCGCCCCGGCCCCGACCGTCGGCCCGGCAGGTCCGGTCCGATGTCGTCGCCACCTGGCGGTTGCCGGCCGAGCGCATGGCCCTGTGGACCCACCTGTGCACGATGGCCGGCCCGACCGCGTTCGCCGCACTGTGGGGCTTTCCGTACCTGACCCAGGCCCTGGGCTACACGCCCGGGGTGGCGTCCTCGATGCTGCTGATCTACGTGTTGGTCGGGGTCTGCGCCAGCCTCGGCCAGGGACCGCTGCTGGCCCGTCGTCCGCAGATCCGCGGCGGCCTGGCCGCGTCGATTGCCGCCGTGTGCCTGCTGGGCTGGGTCACTCTCATCGCCTGGCCGGGTGGCACCCCACCGGTCGCCGTGGTCGTTGTCGTCATCGTGATCTTCGGCGTCGGCGGCCCGATCTCGGGGGTCGGCTTCCTGGTCGCCCGGGACTACAACCCGGCGCACCGGATCTCCACCGCCACCGGCATGGTCAACGTCGGCGGGTTCACCGGCGCGGTGATCATGGTGCTCGCCATCGGGCAGATCCTCGACGTGGTCGAGCCCGGGGCCGGAACCCATTCCGCGCACGCCTATCGCTGGGCGTTCGCCGCCGTCGCCCTCGTCACCGCCTTCGGCCTCTTCCGTATGCTCGTCTGGCTCCGACGGACCCGGGCCGGCCTGCTCGTCGCCATGGCTCGCGGCGAGGACATCCCCGTCCCGATCACCCCGCACCGCTGGGACCGGGTGCACGCCCTGGACCCGGAGCTGATCGCGGCCGAACGGGACCGGCAGCACGCGGTCCGCCGGCTGGCCGGTTCGGGCCCCACCGGCGCGAACCCCTCCACCGAGCCCGGGACCCCGGGCGGAACGGACCATTCGTGA
- a CDS encoding GntR family transcriptional regulator has protein sequence MNTDEIPAAGSAAAPSAADRVYDYARAAILDGRLADHEIVSEGSLAEATGVSRTPVREALLRLEAQGMVRLIPKRGALVLPVTAGEWSDVLDTRRLVERHGATAALAAGQGPALAGRLQVHLQRLVAAADAGDLAGYVAADRDFHATIVAAAGNAILDRLYATLRDRQLRMGAATIRLSEPGLIDQDRMRVTVDEHTAIARALADGDAALVDQLTVAHLDRADRLLRCADRRSA, from the coding sequence ATGAATACCGACGAGATTCCCGCTGCCGGATCCGCCGCCGCACCCTCGGCGGCCGACCGGGTGTACGACTACGCGCGCGCTGCGATCCTCGACGGGCGCCTGGCCGACCACGAGATCGTCAGCGAGGGGTCCCTGGCCGAGGCGACCGGGGTGTCCCGCACCCCGGTTCGCGAGGCCCTGCTGCGGCTCGAAGCCCAGGGCATGGTGCGGCTGATCCCCAAGCGGGGCGCGCTGGTCCTCCCGGTGACCGCCGGGGAGTGGAGCGACGTGCTGGACACCCGCCGGCTCGTCGAACGCCACGGGGCCACGGCCGCCCTGGCCGCCGGACAGGGACCGGCGTTGGCCGGGCGGTTGCAGGTCCATCTCCAGCGGCTGGTGGCCGCGGCCGATGCCGGCGACCTCGCCGGATACGTCGCCGCCGACCGCGACTTCCACGCCACCATCGTCGCGGCCGCCGGCAACGCGATCCTCGATCGGCTCTATGCCACGTTGCGGGACCGGCAGCTGCGGATGGGGGCCGCCACCATCCGGCTGTCCGAGCCCGGGCTGATCGATCAGGACCGCATGCGGGTCACCGTCGACGAGCACACCGCCATCGCCCGCGCCCTGGCCGACGGGGATGCCGCGCTGGTCGACCAGCTGACCGTGGCCCACCTGGATCGCGCCGATCGGCTGCTGCGGTGCGCGGATCGGCGGTCGGCATGA
- a CDS encoding DHH family phosphoesterase: protein MSEARAVTDLWQARARRGSAAASTPRAGVPADVTPRPVASADISALDRACGLVLRARTVVLIAHISPDADALGSALALGLGLERRGVHVMVTFADPVEVPESLRSLPGQHLIVPPDQVPARPDLAVSLDVNSASRLGSLVAVLEGARHSLVVDHHPSNTHFGENHLIDASAEATVVVVARMLQRMGIPIDGDIAENIYAGLATDTANFRFAGADAHRLAARLIDVGVAPDELMRPISDTHPFGWLDMLSQVLGGAVLEPDVAQGHGLVWTVIDEDTSSGLRSEELDSVIDIVRTTQEAGVAAVLKQVDADTWQVSLRSRPPVDVAEVATALGGGGHVRAAGFTHRGAPESAIAGLRRELDGRDWAARVAALGSSD from the coding sequence GTGAGCGAGGCTCGAGCGGTCACCGACCTCTGGCAGGCGCGTGCCCGCCGCGGGTCGGCCGCGGCGTCTACCCCGCGAGCCGGCGTTCCCGCCGACGTCACCCCGCGGCCGGTCGCATCGGCCGACATCTCAGCGCTCGACCGGGCGTGCGGACTCGTGCTGCGAGCCCGCACGGTCGTGCTCATCGCCCACATCAGCCCGGACGCCGACGCGCTGGGCAGCGCGCTCGCCCTGGGCCTCGGCCTGGAGCGGCGCGGCGTGCACGTGATGGTGACGTTCGCCGATCCCGTCGAGGTGCCCGAGTCGCTGCGATCGCTCCCCGGACAGCACCTCATCGTGCCGCCCGACCAGGTGCCGGCCCGGCCCGATCTCGCCGTCAGCCTGGACGTCAACTCGGCCAGCCGGCTCGGATCGCTGGTCGCCGTGCTGGAGGGGGCCCGGCACAGCCTGGTCGTCGACCACCATCCCTCGAACACCCACTTCGGCGAGAACCACCTCATCGACGCGTCGGCCGAGGCCACCGTCGTGGTGGTGGCCCGCATGCTGCAGCGCATGGGCATCCCCATCGACGGCGACATCGCCGAGAACATCTACGCCGGTCTGGCCACCGACACGGCGAACTTCCGGTTCGCCGGGGCCGATGCGCACCGGTTGGCGGCGCGGCTGATCGACGTGGGGGTCGCGCCGGACGAATTGATGCGGCCGATCAGCGACACCCACCCGTTCGGCTGGCTCGACATGCTCTCGCAGGTCCTCGGGGGCGCCGTGCTCGAACCGGACGTCGCCCAGGGCCACGGCCTGGTGTGGACGGTCATCGACGAGGACACGTCGTCGGGTCTGCGCTCGGAGGAGCTGGACTCCGTCATCGACATCGTCCGCACCACCCAGGAAGCCGGGGTGGCCGCCGTCCTCAAGCAGGTCGACGCGGACACCTGGCAGGTCTCCCTGCGGTCCCGACCCCCGGTCGACGTGGCCGAGGTGGCCACCGCGCTCGGCGGTGGCGGGCATGTCCGCGCTGCCGGTTTTACCCACCGGGGGGCACCCGAGTCGGCGATCGCCGGGCTCCGACGTGAACTCGACGGGCGTGACTGGGCCGCCCGTGTGGCCGCCCTCGGGTCCTCCGACTGA
- the rbfA gene encoding 30S ribosome-binding factor RbfA, whose protein sequence is MVDSARARRLAKRIMTIVATELQHQVKDPRLAMVTITAVTVTPDLRDATVYYTVYGDADEVAGTATALASATGVLRSAVGAQTGIKFTPTLSFAIDTVPDTAHHIDELLAAARRADAEVAERAAGATYAGEADPYKAPRVAEADDDEQTERDGVDDGASPRLDAAAER, encoded by the coding sequence ATGGTCGACTCGGCCCGGGCCCGACGACTGGCCAAACGCATCATGACGATCGTGGCCACCGAGCTGCAGCACCAGGTCAAGGATCCGAGGCTGGCCATGGTGACGATCACCGCGGTGACCGTCACCCCCGATCTACGGGACGCCACCGTCTACTACACGGTCTACGGGGACGCCGACGAGGTGGCCGGGACGGCCACCGCGCTGGCCAGCGCGACCGGTGTGCTGCGCTCCGCCGTCGGGGCGCAGACCGGCATCAAGTTCACCCCGACCCTGTCGTTCGCGATCGACACGGTGCCGGACACCGCGCACCACATCGACGAGCTGCTCGCCGCGGCCCGTCGTGCGGATGCCGAGGTGGCCGAACGGGCCGCCGGCGCGACCTACGCCGGCGAGGCGGACCCGTACAAGGCTCCCCGCGTGGCCGAGGCCGATGACGACGAGCAGACCGAACGCGACGGTGTCGATGACGGCGCATCTCCAAGACTCGACGCGGCCGCCGAACGATGA
- a CDS encoding DUF503 domain-containing protein, protein MNSFARPDADAVYVGILECDVLLGAVESLKHKRAIIRPVLARLRRLDVAAAEAGDPDRHRRALLAVAMVAADVGHVHRVLDTCERQVAGEVELELLSTRRRIVGPDD, encoded by the coding sequence ATGAACTCCTTCGCTCGACCCGACGCCGACGCGGTCTACGTCGGCATCCTCGAATGTGACGTCCTGCTGGGGGCGGTCGAGTCGCTCAAGCACAAGCGGGCGATCATCCGACCGGTCCTGGCGCGGCTTCGACGACTCGATGTCGCCGCCGCCGAGGCCGGTGACCCGGACCGCCACCGCCGTGCCCTGTTGGCGGTGGCTATGGTCGCGGCGGACGTCGGGCACGTGCACCGCGTCCTGGACACCTGTGAGCGTCAGGTGGCCGGCGAGGTGGAACTGGAACTGCTGTCGACCCGGCGCCGCATCGTCGGCCCGGACGACTGA